The proteins below come from a single Actinomycetota bacterium genomic window:
- a CDS encoding DNA-3-methyladenine glycosylase, translating to MTRRARAVGRAFFDRPPEVVAEQVIGCELSYGGAGGVIVEAEAYGQRDPASHSYRGETGRCRSMFGPPGTVYVYLIHGIHWCLNLVTEQPGTGAAVLIRAIEPTHGIDSMRDRRGIDDDRLLCAGPGRLTQALGITGDLDGLSLVEAGLHVGRRRHEPEVASAPRIGISQATELQWRMVDCDSRYLSRPIPRSINA from the coding sequence GTGACCCGCCGCGCCCGGGCCGTTGGCCGGGCGTTCTTCGACCGCCCGCCCGAGGTGGTGGCCGAGCAGGTCATCGGGTGCGAGCTGTCCTATGGCGGCGCGGGCGGCGTGATCGTGGAGGCCGAGGCCTACGGCCAGCGCGATCCGGCCTCGCACTCCTACAGGGGCGAGACCGGGCGGTGCCGGTCGATGTTCGGCCCCCCGGGCACGGTGTACGTGTACCTCATCCACGGCATCCACTGGTGCCTGAACCTGGTCACCGAGCAGCCGGGCACGGGCGCCGCGGTGCTCATCCGCGCCATCGAGCCCACGCATGGGATCGATTCCATGCGCGACCGGCGCGGCATCGACGACGACCGCCTGCTCTGCGCCGGCCCTGGTCGGCTCACGCAGGCCCTGGGCATCACCGGCGACCTCGATGGCCTTTCGCTGGTCGAGGCCGGCCTGCACGTGGGCCGCAGGCGCCATGAGCCCGAGGTGGCATCCGCCCCGCGCATCGGCATCTCGCAGGCAACCGAGCTGCAGTGGCGTATGGTGGATTGCGATTCGCGTTACCTCTCCCGACCGATTCCCAGGAGCATCAACGCATGA
- the leuB gene encoding 3-isopropylmalate dehydrogenase — MREVKVILLPGDGIGPEVIGEARRLVDHVAHLDEMQVDWDSHAVGGCAIDTHGKPLPDGVMEECQAADAVLLGAVGGPKWDTTNPDDPRPEQALLALRAGLGLFANLRPVKPIPSLYESSPLRTERIEGTDLLVVRELTGGIYFGTSGREGDSAYDTCTYSRAEVRRVAEVAFESALARRGKVTSVDKANVLESSRLWREEVMRVAEEHPDVELEHMLVDNAAMQLVSRPADFDVIVTENMFGDILSDEAAMISGSIGLLPSASLGGHGPGLYEPVHGSAPDIADQGIANPIATCLSAAMMLRYSLDAPRGAGAIETAVDQVLSLGHSTRDLGGGCSTHEMGELLISAAG; from the coding sequence ATGCGTGAGGTCAAGGTCATACTGCTGCCCGGTGACGGCATCGGGCCCGAGGTCATCGGCGAGGCGCGCCGCCTCGTGGACCACGTTGCGCACCTCGACGAGATGCAGGTGGACTGGGACTCCCACGCGGTGGGTGGCTGCGCCATCGACACCCACGGCAAGCCCCTGCCCGATGGCGTGATGGAGGAGTGCCAGGCGGCCGACGCCGTGCTGCTGGGCGCGGTGGGCGGGCCCAAGTGGGACACCACCAACCCCGACGACCCGCGCCCCGAGCAGGCGCTCCTGGCGCTGCGCGCCGGCCTGGGCTTGTTCGCGAACCTGCGGCCGGTCAAGCCCATCCCGTCGCTGTACGAGAGCAGCCCGCTGCGCACGGAGCGCATCGAGGGCACCGACTTGCTGGTGGTGCGCGAGCTCACCGGCGGCATCTACTTCGGCACGAGCGGCCGGGAGGGCGACAGCGCCTACGACACGTGCACGTACAGCCGCGCCGAGGTGCGCCGCGTAGCCGAGGTGGCGTTCGAGTCGGCCCTGGCCCGCCGCGGCAAGGTGACCTCGGTCGACAAGGCCAACGTGCTCGAGAGCTCGCGGCTGTGGCGCGAAGAGGTGATGCGCGTGGCCGAGGAGCATCCCGACGTTGAGCTGGAGCACATGCTGGTGGACAATGCCGCCATGCAGCTGGTCAGCCGCCCGGCCGACTTCGACGTGATCGTCACCGAGAATATGTTCGGCGACATCCTCTCGGACGAGGCCGCGATGATCAGCGGCTCCATCGGCCTGCTGCCCTCGGCGAGCCTCGGCGGTCACGGCCCGGGCTTGTACGAGCCCGTGCACGGGTCGGCCCCGGACATCGCTGACCAGGGCATCGCAAACCCCATCGCCACCTGCCTTTCCGCCGCGATGATGCTGCGGTACTCGCTGGACGCCCCCAGGGGCGCGGGCGCCATCGAGACCGCCGTGGACCAGGTGCTCTCGCTGGGCCACAGCACGCGCGACCTGGGCGGCGGGTGCTCCACCCACGAGATGGGCGAACTGCTGATCTCCGCGGCGGGGTAG
- the argH gene encoding argininosuccinate lyase translates to MSDDASRLWGGRFEGSPAEAFDALNASLSVDQRLWQEDIRGSRAHARMLGAQGIIPADDAAAIDAGLAHVESEFAAGTFAFQPGDEDIHTAVERRLTELAGDAGRRLHTGRSRNDQVITDTLLWLRGRCEAQAAALKALARALIAQARAGMDVLMPGYTHLQRAQPVRLAHHLLAYAWMIDRDHRRLMFAMESAGESPLGSGALAGSGFDIDRQATADELGFTGITPNSMDAVSNRDALVDYLAFAAQMGVHLSRLGAEFVWWSSEEAGFVEVDDAYASGSSMLPQKKNPDAAELARAKAARLTADLSGLLGALSGLPLAYNKDLQDDKHYLFDAADTIDLLLPAITGMVATARFDADAMAAAADEGFLAATDLADALVRQGWPFRKAHEAVGALVRACADRGVGLADATPDDLAASGLQGVELPQLTAEASAEGKDVPGGTARARVVEQLTRIEQRVEAW, encoded by the coding sequence ATGAGCGACGACGCGTCGAGGCTCTGGGGCGGCCGGTTCGAGGGCTCGCCCGCCGAGGCCTTTGACGCCCTGAACGCGTCGCTTTCGGTGGACCAGCGCCTGTGGCAGGAGGACATCCGGGGATCCCGCGCACACGCGCGCATGCTGGGCGCCCAGGGGATCATCCCGGCCGATGACGCCGCGGCCATCGACGCCGGGCTTGCCCACGTGGAGAGCGAGTTCGCCGCGGGCACGTTCGCCTTTCAGCCCGGGGATGAGGACATCCACACCGCCGTGGAGCGCAGGCTCACCGAGCTCGCCGGTGATGCCGGCCGGCGCCTGCACACCGGGCGCAGCCGCAACGACCAAGTGATCACCGACACCCTGCTGTGGCTCAGGGGCCGCTGCGAGGCCCAGGCCGCGGCGCTGAAGGCGCTGGCCCGGGCGCTCATCGCGCAGGCGCGGGCCGGCATGGACGTCCTGATGCCCGGCTACACGCACCTCCAGAGGGCGCAGCCCGTGCGGCTGGCGCACCACCTGCTGGCGTACGCCTGGATGATCGACCGCGACCACCGGCGGCTGATGTTCGCCATGGAGTCGGCGGGGGAGAGCCCTCTTGGCAGCGGCGCGCTCGCGGGCAGCGGCTTCGACATCGACCGGCAGGCCACGGCCGATGAGCTCGGGTTCACCGGCATCACGCCGAACAGCATGGATGCCGTGAGCAACCGTGACGCCCTCGTCGACTACCTGGCCTTCGCCGCGCAGATGGGCGTGCATCTGTCGCGCCTCGGCGCCGAGTTCGTGTGGTGGTCGTCGGAGGAGGCCGGGTTCGTGGAGGTGGACGACGCCTACGCGTCCGGCTCGTCGATGCTGCCCCAGAAGAAGAACCCCGACGCCGCCGAGCTCGCGCGCGCCAAGGCCGCGCGGCTCACGGCCGACCTCAGCGGGCTGCTCGGCGCGCTCTCGGGCCTGCCCCTGGCGTATAACAAGGACCTCCAGGACGACAAGCACTACCTGTTCGATGCCGCGGACACCATCGACCTGCTGCTGCCGGCGATCACGGGCATGGTTGCCACGGCGCGTTTTGACGCCGATGCCATGGCGGCCGCGGCTGATGAGGGGTTCCTGGCTGCCACCGACCTTGCCGACGCCCTGGTGCGCCAGGGGTGGCCCTTCCGCAAGGCCCATGAGGCCGTCGGGGCGCTGGTGAGGGCCTGTGCCGATCGGGGCGTGGGGCTTGCCGATGCCACGCCGGACGACCTCGCCGCGTCGGGTCTGCAGGGCGTGGAGCTACCGCAGCTCACCGCCGAGGCGTCAGCGGAGGGCAAGGACGTGCCTGGCGGCACCGCCCGCGCCCGGGTGGTCGAGCAGCTCACGCGGATCGAGCAGCGGGTGGAGGCCTGGTGA
- a CDS encoding branched-chain amino acid transaminase → MEADKIWMNGSLVDWADATVHVLTHALHYGTSVFEGIRAYETGDGPAVFRLDQHLLRLERSAAQYYMPLPFSHEELRTAVHQVIAANGLHEAYIRPIAMRGYGVMGLNPVEAPVDIAIAAWVWGAYLGEDGMKHGIKAKISSWRRIGNNTIPATAKAGGQYLNSILAKMETQHAGYQEAILLNELGMVTDGSGENIFIVKDGVISTPPISASILEGITRNSIMEIARAEGYEVVERDLARAELYQADEVFVTGTAAEVCPVRSVDDHLVGEPGPVTLRLQHVFHEVVHGRDARWVHWLEHVTAATPAG, encoded by the coding sequence ATGGAAGCCGACAAGATCTGGATGAACGGGTCGCTCGTGGACTGGGCAGATGCCACCGTCCACGTGCTCACGCATGCCCTTCATTACGGCACGTCGGTGTTCGAGGGCATTCGCGCCTACGAGACCGGGGACGGCCCCGCGGTGTTCCGGCTCGACCAGCACCTCCTGCGCCTCGAGCGCTCGGCGGCGCAGTACTACATGCCCCTGCCGTTCTCGCACGAGGAGCTGCGCACCGCGGTGCACCAGGTGATCGCAGCGAATGGCCTGCACGAGGCCTACATCCGGCCCATTGCCATGCGCGGGTACGGAGTGATGGGGCTCAACCCCGTCGAGGCTCCCGTCGACATCGCCATCGCCGCCTGGGTGTGGGGCGCCTACCTGGGCGAGGACGGCATGAAGCACGGCATCAAGGCCAAGATCTCGAGCTGGCGGCGCATCGGCAACAACACCATCCCCGCCACGGCCAAGGCCGGCGGGCAGTACCTCAACTCGATCCTCGCCAAGATGGAGACCCAGCACGCGGGCTACCAGGAGGCCATCCTGCTCAACGAGCTCGGCATGGTGACCGACGGCTCGGGCGAGAACATCTTCATCGTGAAGGACGGAGTCATCAGCACGCCGCCCATCTCGGCATCCATTCTCGAGGGCATCACGCGCAACTCGATCATGGAGATCGCGCGCGCCGAGGGCTACGAGGTGGTGGAGCGCGACCTCGCGCGCGCCGAGCTGTACCAGGCGGATGAGGTGTTCGTCACCGGCACCGCGGCCGAGGTATGCCCGGTGCGGTCGGTGGACGACCACCTCGTCGGCGAGCCCGGCCCCGTCACCTTGCGGCTGCAGCACGTGTTCCACGAGGTGGTGCATGGCCGTGACGCCCGGTGGGTGCACTGGCTCGAGCACGTGACAGCGGCGACGCCGGCGGGCTGA
- a CDS encoding tyrosine--tRNA ligase, giving the protein MSTHGLLARAVDVQPPGDLVDRLAQGAPLRVKLGVDPTAPDIHLGHAVVLGKLREFQDAGHTAVLVIGDWTARVGDPSGRSSTRPMLSAEEIDANAETYQEQAFRILDPDRTEVRRNGEWFADMGLEPLFRLASTTTVNQLLRRRDFAERMGDDRPVSVLELIYPLMQAYDSVMLRSDVEIGGTDQLFNLMLGREVQQAYGERPQMAMTLPILPGTDGVRRMSKSTGNYIGVTEAPEEQFGKVMSIPDAHMPEFYELLFPAEPGPFGHPSEDKRRLGRMVAERFHGAGAGETAEAHFDRLFKDRRAPDDLREVVVAAGTVHMPALLVDHLGVASRSEARRMLQQGGVSADGELVADIDVDAASLDGRVVRAGKKRFARIRVEA; this is encoded by the coding sequence ATGAGCACCCACGGCCTCCTGGCGCGCGCCGTGGACGTGCAGCCGCCCGGGGATCTCGTGGACCGCCTCGCGCAGGGCGCGCCCCTGCGCGTGAAGCTGGGGGTCGACCCCACGGCCCCGGATATCCATCTGGGGCACGCGGTGGTGCTGGGCAAGCTGCGCGAGTTCCAGGACGCCGGCCATACGGCCGTGCTGGTCATCGGCGACTGGACCGCCCGGGTTGGCGACCCGTCGGGTCGGTCATCCACGCGCCCGATGCTCTCGGCCGAGGAGATCGATGCCAACGCCGAGACCTACCAGGAGCAGGCCTTCCGAATCCTCGACCCCGACCGCACCGAGGTGCGCCGCAACGGCGAGTGGTTCGCCGACATGGGGCTCGAGCCCCTGTTCCGCCTCGCCAGCACCACCACGGTGAACCAACTGCTGCGCCGCCGCGACTTCGCCGAGCGCATGGGCGACGACCGGCCCGTCTCGGTGCTCGAGCTCATCTACCCGCTCATGCAGGCATACGACTCCGTCATGCTCCGGTCCGACGTCGAGATCGGCGGTACCGACCAGCTGTTCAACCTCATGCTGGGCCGAGAGGTGCAGCAGGCCTACGGCGAGCGGCCGCAGATGGCGATGACGCTGCCGATCCTCCCCGGCACCGACGGCGTGCGGCGCATGAGCAAGTCGACGGGCAACTACATCGGCGTCACCGAGGCGCCCGAGGAGCAGTTCGGCAAGGTCATGAGCATCCCGGACGCCCATATGCCCGAGTTCTACGAGTTGCTGTTCCCGGCTGAGCCGGGGCCCTTCGGGCACCCGAGCGAGGACAAGCGCCGCCTCGGCCGCATGGTGGCCGAGCGCTTCCACGGCGCGGGGGCGGGCGAGACCGCCGAGGCCCACTTCGACCGGCTCTTCAAGGATCGCCGGGCACCGGATGACCTGCGCGAGGTGGTGGTGGCGGCGGGAACCGTGCATATGCCCGCCCTCCTGGTGGACCACCTCGGCGTGGCGTCGCGCAGCGAGGCGCGGCGCATGCTGCAGCAAGGTGGCGTGAGCGCCGACGGCGAGCTGGTGGCGGACATCGACGTGGACGCGGCATCCCTGGACGGCCGCGTGGTGCGCGCCGGCAAGAAGCGCTTCGCGCGCATCCGGGTGGAGGCCTAG
- the leuC gene encoding 3-isopropylmalate dehydratase large subunit: MGKTLFRKVWDLHEVVPESPDGPAILYIDLHLVHEVTSPQAFDGLRMAGRAVRRPDRTLATVDHNVPTVGRELGIEDELSRLQVEALEKNAAEFGIPLFSLTSPRQGIVHVIGPELGFTQPGMTIVCGDSHTSTHGAFGALAFGIGTSEVEHVLATQTLPQGMPRTMRINFEGELPRGVVAKDLILGAIGQMGVAGAQGHVVEYAGPAIRGLTMEGRMTVCNMSIEGGARAGMVAPDDTTFAYVEGRMAAPDDFAAAVGRWRDLPSDPDAEFDREMDVDVPSLAPQVTWGTTPGMVAPITGRVPTPGQYDDLTDQEAVRRSLEYMGLQGGEAMEDIAIDTVFLGSCTNGRIEDLRAAAEVVRGHTVKDGMRAMVVPGSMAVKAQAEEEGLDEVFRTAGFEWRDAGCSMCLGMNPDILEPGERCASTSNRNFEGRQGKGGRTHLVSPAMAAAAAITGHLVDVRTFDVALAGA, translated from the coding sequence GTGGGCAAGACCCTGTTCCGGAAGGTGTGGGACCTCCATGAGGTCGTTCCCGAGAGCCCCGACGGCCCGGCGATCCTCTACATTGACCTGCACCTCGTGCACGAGGTCACCTCGCCGCAGGCGTTCGACGGCCTGCGCATGGCCGGCCGCGCCGTGCGCCGCCCCGACCGCACCCTCGCCACCGTTGACCACAACGTGCCCACCGTGGGCCGCGAGCTGGGCATCGAGGACGAGCTCTCGCGCCTGCAGGTGGAGGCGCTCGAGAAGAACGCCGCCGAATTCGGCATCCCGCTCTTCTCGCTCACCAGCCCCCGCCAAGGCATCGTGCACGTGATCGGCCCGGAGCTTGGGTTCACCCAGCCCGGCATGACGATCGTGTGCGGTGACAGCCACACCTCGACGCACGGCGCCTTCGGCGCGCTGGCCTTCGGCATCGGCACCAGCGAGGTAGAGCACGTGCTGGCCACCCAGACGCTGCCGCAGGGCATGCCGCGCACCATGCGCATCAACTTCGAGGGCGAGCTTCCCCGGGGCGTGGTGGCCAAGGACCTCATCCTCGGCGCCATCGGCCAGATGGGCGTCGCGGGGGCGCAGGGCCACGTGGTGGAGTACGCCGGGCCGGCGATCCGCGGCCTCACCATGGAGGGCCGCATGACCGTGTGCAACATGTCCATCGAGGGCGGCGCGCGCGCCGGAATGGTGGCGCCCGACGACACCACGTTCGCCTACGTGGAGGGCCGTATGGCCGCGCCGGACGACTTCGCCGCGGCAGTGGGGCGCTGGCGCGACCTGCCGAGCGACCCCGACGCGGAGTTCGACCGCGAGATGGACGTGGATGTTCCGTCGCTGGCCCCGCAGGTGACGTGGGGCACCACCCCCGGCATGGTGGCGCCCATCACTGGCCGCGTTCCCACGCCCGGGCAGTACGACGACCTCACCGACCAGGAGGCCGTGCGCAGGTCGCTCGAGTACATGGGCCTGCAGGGGGGCGAGGCGATGGAGGACATCGCCATCGACACGGTGTTCCTGGGCTCGTGCACCAACGGTCGAATCGAGGACCTTCGCGCCGCCGCCGAGGTGGTGCGGGGCCACACGGTGAAGGACGGCATGCGCGCCATGGTGGTGCCGGGCTCGATGGCCGTCAAGGCCCAGGCCGAGGAAGAGGGCCTGGACGAGGTGTTCCGCACGGCAGGGTTCGAGTGGCGCGACGCCGGCTGCTCGATGTGCCTGGGGATGAACCCCGACATCCTCGAGCCGGGCGAGCGCTGCGCCAGCACCAGCAACCGCAACTTCGAGGGACGCCAGGGCAAGGGTGGCCGCACCCACCTGGTGAGCCCCGCCATGGCCGCCGCCGCGGCCATCACCGGGCACCTCGTGGACGTCCGCACCTTCGACGTCGCCCTCGCGGGCGCATAG
- a CDS encoding citramalate synthase, with product MERILLYDTTLRDGMQREGMSLSVGEQLQVALRLADVGFDVVEAGFPSSNPKDSQLFDLLACEDLGDARIAAFGMTRRRNTPPDQDPGLRIMVECFAPVSTIVGKTWDLHLQKVTKVSREENLAMIGESVAFLLSEGKDVFYDAEHFFDAYREHPGYAIECLKAAHANGASWLVLCDTNGATLPTDVERISGEVVAALPDARIGIHTHNDAECAVANSLAAVTQGARQVQGTINGWGERCGNANLISIAPSLALKMGFDVLRPGGLEELTRLSHWAAETANMPPDAWAPYVGANAFAHKGGMHVAGMVSDPRTFEHLDPALVGNERGMKVSELSGRHVVLERAREAGIDVEADPDLAPRILARIKELEHEGYHFEVADASFTILLEREAGVHEPVFVLESFRVITERDETSRVMTEATVRLHHDGARLVATAEGNGPVNALDRALRQALAGRVPGLEQISLVNFKVRILDEGHGTDATTRVLIDSTDGTSTWSTMGVNQNVIAASWDALVDSLDYGVRRAAVPSTAGAREA from the coding sequence ATGGAACGCATCCTCCTTTATGACACCACGCTGCGCGACGGCATGCAGCGGGAGGGCATGAGCCTCTCGGTGGGGGAGCAGCTGCAGGTGGCCCTGCGGCTCGCCGACGTCGGCTTCGACGTGGTGGAGGCGGGTTTCCCGTCGTCCAACCCCAAGGACAGCCAGCTCTTCGACCTGCTCGCGTGCGAGGACCTCGGCGACGCCCGCATCGCGGCGTTCGGCATGACGCGCCGGCGCAACACCCCGCCCGACCAAGACCCGGGTTTGCGCATCATGGTGGAGTGCTTCGCGCCGGTGTCCACGATCGTGGGCAAGACCTGGGACCTGCACCTGCAGAAGGTCACCAAGGTGTCGCGCGAGGAGAACCTCGCGATGATCGGCGAGTCAGTGGCGTTCCTGCTGTCAGAGGGCAAGGACGTCTTCTACGACGCCGAGCACTTCTTTGACGCCTACCGCGAGCACCCCGGCTACGCCATCGAGTGCCTGAAGGCCGCGCACGCCAACGGCGCGTCGTGGCTCGTGCTGTGCGACACCAACGGCGCAACGCTGCCCACGGACGTCGAGCGCATCTCGGGTGAGGTGGTGGCCGCGCTGCCGGACGCCCGCATCGGCATCCACACCCACAACGACGCCGAGTGCGCCGTGGCCAACTCGCTCGCGGCCGTCACGCAGGGCGCCCGGCAGGTGCAGGGCACCATCAACGGCTGGGGCGAGCGCTGCGGCAACGCAAACCTGATCTCCATCGCGCCGTCGCTCGCGCTCAAGATGGGCTTCGACGTACTGAGGCCCGGCGGCCTCGAGGAGCTCACGCGGCTGTCGCACTGGGCCGCCGAGACCGCCAACATGCCGCCCGATGCCTGGGCCCCGTACGTGGGCGCCAACGCCTTCGCGCACAAGGGGGGAATGCACGTGGCCGGAATGGTGTCGGACCCGCGCACGTTCGAGCACCTCGACCCCGCGCTGGTGGGCAACGAGCGCGGCATGAAGGTGAGCGAGCTCTCGGGCCGCCACGTGGTGCTCGAGAGGGCCCGCGAGGCGGGAATCGACGTCGAGGCCGATCCCGACCTGGCTCCGCGCATCCTGGCGCGCATTAAGGAGCTCGAGCATGAGGGCTACCACTTCGAGGTGGCCGACGCGTCATTCACGATCCTGCTCGAGCGCGAGGCCGGGGTGCATGAGCCGGTGTTCGTGCTCGAGTCATTCCGGGTCATCACAGAGCGCGACGAGACCAGCCGGGTGATGACCGAGGCCACCGTTCGCCTGCACCACGACGGCGCGCGCCTCGTGGCCACCGCCGAGGGCAATGGCCCGGTGAACGCGCTCGACAGGGCACTGCGCCAGGCGCTGGCCGGTCGCGTGCCGGGCCTCGAGCAGATCTCGCTTGTCAACTTCAAGGTGCGCATCCTCGACGAGGGCCATGGCACCGACGCCACGACGCGCGTGCTCATCGACTCCACCGACGGCACGTCCACCTGGTCGACCATGGGTGTCAACCAGAACGTCATCGCCGCCTCGTGGGACGCCTTGGTGGACAGCCTCGACTACGGCGTGCGACGCGCCGCCGTGCCGAGCACCGCCGGGGCGCGGGAGGCGTGA
- the leuD gene encoding 3-isopropylmalate dehydratase small subunit — MKPLTIVTSKVAPLDRADVDTDQIIPKQFLKRVERTGFGEFLFFDWKDEDFYILDRPEYEGARILVAGRNFGCGSSREHAPWAIQDYGFDVVIAPSFADIFRTNCTKIGMLPVILPGDDVRTIMQEAIDQPGTEMTVDLEECVVAFPDGRAVEFHIEDSVRDRLLNGWDDIGLTMLKDADIAAYEASRERQGPVTTVLL, encoded by the coding sequence ATGAAGCCCCTCACCATCGTCACGTCGAAGGTGGCCCCGCTCGACCGGGCCGACGTCGACACCGACCAGATCATCCCGAAGCAGTTCCTCAAGCGCGTCGAGCGCACGGGGTTCGGCGAGTTCCTGTTCTTCGACTGGAAGGACGAGGACTTCTACATCCTCGACCGCCCCGAGTACGAGGGCGCCCGCATCCTCGTGGCCGGCCGCAACTTCGGCTGCGGGTCCTCGCGCGAGCACGCCCCGTGGGCGATCCAGGACTACGGCTTCGACGTCGTGATCGCGCCGTCGTTCGCCGACATCTTCCGCACCAACTGCACGAAGATCGGCATGCTGCCCGTCATCCTTCCCGGGGATGACGTGCGCACCATCATGCAGGAGGCCATCGACCAGCCCGGCACCGAGATGACCGTCGACCTCGAGGAGTGCGTGGTGGCCTTCCCCGATGGCCGCGCCGTGGAGTTCCACATCGAGGACAGCGTGCGCGACCGCCTGCTGAACGGCTGGGACGACATCGGCCTCACCATGCTGAAGGACGCCGACATCGCCGCCTACGAGGCCTCGCGCGAGCGCCAGGGCCCGGTCACCACCGTCCTGCTTTGA
- a CDS encoding DegT/DnrJ/EryC1/StrS family aminotransferase, with translation MIPLARPVIGDRERELVDDVLRSRQLSLGPAVTRFERMWADRIGTRHAVACSSGTAGLHCCLHALGVGPGDEVITSSFSFVASANVILYTGATPVFAEVDPLTFNMDPAAVEAAITPRTKAILIVDIFGHPADVPALVEIANRHGLGIVEDACQSIDGDLNGRKLGTFGHPAVFGFYANKQLTTAEGGVVLTDDDDLYTLLKSLTNQGRSDDGAWLVHSRLGFNYRLSDVHAAIGVAQLERLDWMQDVRAQVAGMYQDRVQHIEGVTPMYEGSQRRSWFVYAPRLDADLDRDAIIGRLEAEGVSAKPYLPCIHLQPYYREAHGHGPGELPITESISASTIALPFFCEMTEEQVDRVCGALDRAIQAERASAAGAVGAGAA, from the coding sequence ATGATCCCCCTCGCGCGGCCCGTGATCGGCGATCGCGAGCGCGAGTTGGTGGATGATGTGCTGCGCTCGCGCCAGTTGTCACTGGGGCCCGCCGTCACGCGGTTCGAGCGCATGTGGGCCGATCGCATCGGCACCAGGCATGCCGTCGCGTGCTCGTCGGGCACCGCGGGCCTGCACTGCTGCCTGCACGCGCTCGGCGTGGGGCCCGGGGACGAGGTCATCACCTCGTCGTTCTCATTCGTGGCGTCCGCCAACGTCATCCTCTACACGGGCGCCACGCCGGTGTTCGCCGAGGTCGATCCGCTCACGTTCAACATGGACCCCGCGGCGGTGGAGGCGGCCATCACGCCGCGCACCAAGGCGATACTCATCGTGGACATCTTCGGCCACCCGGCCGACGTGCCCGCGCTCGTGGAGATCGCCAATCGCCACGGGCTGGGAATCGTGGAGGACGCCTGCCAGAGCATCGACGGCGACCTCAACGGCCGCAAGCTGGGCACGTTCGGGCACCCGGCGGTGTTCGGCTTCTACGCCAACAAGCAGCTCACCACCGCCGAGGGTGGGGTGGTGCTCACCGACGACGACGACCTCTACACGCTGCTGAAGAGCCTCACCAACCAGGGGCGCTCAGACGACGGCGCGTGGCTGGTGCACTCGCGATTGGGGTTCAACTACCGGCTGTCCGACGTGCACGCCGCCATCGGCGTGGCCCAGCTGGAGCGCCTCGACTGGATGCAGGACGTCCGGGCGCAGGTCGCCGGCATGTACCAGGACCGCGTGCAGCACATCGAGGGTGTCACGCCCATGTACGAGGGCTCGCAGCGGCGCTCGTGGTTCGTGTACGCGCCAAGGCTGGACGCCGACCTCGACCGCGACGCCATCATCGGCCGCCTCGAGGCCGAGGGGGTATCGGCCAAGCCCTACCTGCCGTGCATCCACCTGCAGCCGTACTACCGCGAGGCCCACGGCCACGGGCCGGGCGAGCTGCCCATCACCGAGTCCATCAGCGCATCCACCATCGCGCTGCCGTTCTTCTGCGAGATGACCGAGGAGCAGGTCGACCGGGTGTGCGGCGCCCTCGACCGGGCCATCCAGGCCGAGAGGGCCAGTGCGGCAGGCGCCGTGGGGGCGGGGGCGGCATGA